The Ziziphus jujuba cultivar Dongzao chromosome 1, ASM3175591v1 genome segment TGCAAAGTTAATTATGACAGAGATgacataacaaataataaaataaatattttttcttcttctttgtttcttttttattcttttcaggGTCATGTATATTTACGTTCatgactattttaaaatttgaattgtcttgcacaaaatttattaaaataaaagaattgagAAGatgatattgaaaataaaaatttctacctAACAAATTATGGTCATGAGACATTATTTGTGTTGTGAGTTTTAAAAATGACAAAGGATCATCCATAAGAGAAACCAtcaattagaaaaattaaaaatatttattttattcttattaatataccaaattaaaaaaaaaaaaaaggttcatcaaatatttataatcttttctttatattttattccaaaattttGTGCTTAAAAAGAATCTAAAAAAATCatttgtaaattaatatatatgtatatatatatatatatggacataactaattattaattatgcatcACACAATCTTGATGTGATGTATAATTTAGCATAAACCGTCACGTCAAAGTTGGTGTAATATTATCTATAAATGCTGAAAGAATTAAAAACTTGGAATCTTATGCTAGATACAGATTTACAAATCAACCTGGCAAAATGCTTAATGCGTACGGGCAAAAGACAGAAGCAAAATCACTTTTTGAATCTGCCCACTGAATTAAATCAACAGAGAAATGGTGAAAATATCTCACACCCCTCAACAGCAGCCATCTACGTGTCTCTGGAAAAGGGTGAGCTTTCTACTGATAGTGTTGTGGGATTCGAATGGATACCCTGATCATGTATCTTACTGAATCTCGGATTCAATGTTGAATTATAAAGGTGTATCTCACTCAAAACATTTTGACTATGGAGAAAAATCCAGTTTTAGTTGCAACAATCAGATTGGACAAGAAAGAACTTAAAGAGGTTGAAAAGAAGACGAATGAATTAAAAGAACTATTTTATGAATCTTATAAAAAAGGAGCTAATTATGGAACCTACAAATATGGTttcattgtaacaccccgtttcaaatcgcaccggaatccgtgcacgttgaccgaggttgaccgttgaccgaaagggtcaaaagttgactttttgactcggtgggaatttcgagttgaccagagtaccgtggcgaagtgcacgatgccccgagttcgtagactggtagcacgtcgaaaatggagctacggtttgaaagttatggacgaaacaagttgcggtccaaactgtccagggagtgccggagttgactttttgtttttggggaaatgagctttgattcgtgcatggttgtgaagtgctcgtcgatacgagttcacagactagcggcacgctcaaaacggacatccggttaaaaagttatggacgtttgaagtttaccggataccgtattattttaatgtttttgggtctgtaaacagtgaaatgccatgtgtcagcttttgattggtccacgtggcatgaaaaGTATCAcacaagggtttttatttgttaaaagtctcgcggaagagagagaaagagagagagaggagagagaaagagagagagagagaccgccggccaccgcgaatcgaccctgttccggccgatatacagtacacgcgccagctagccttgatcctctcctcaagtccggccgacccaccaaaaatcacggccatcggaccaccgacgcaccgggatcggagcattttccggcgaggtgtcggaaatcttcaaacggtgatttctccgccgtccgacctccgttttgctcaccgccggtcccgttgggtttctctcctcaagatctacaagtctgcaaaatttcacagccaacggccaccgcacgcgccgccgccggcgacggttgccggtgaccgtggcggctcgccggaaattactgttccgacgagtacccgaaattccggccagctccagtctgcagtgttcgatctcctgaatccgaatccggcttccgtttccgccaattcgcgacggtttgggagaattgcggagccgaaactcgaaaagctttccggcgagattccgaccccgtcgggttcgatcaccggaaagtaagaccgaatccgtgatcctcatcacgcgagcttcgattcggtatataactcgtaacccttagatgtcgcttggtgttcgctccccgggtatccatttgggaattacccgaataaaatattaatatttttggtttgtgcactgtggttgtttaggtgcacgcacgagtggcggagttgatcccgaggaggatcttagttgatttgcgctctccaggtgagtgacccaccttcaaaaattattttgggcaattaattaaatttaattggtatttaatttagtatttaaattatgctcatgtggtgtggtttaattatggttttaatgcggtttaatttaatttatttgttatgcatgagcaaggtatgtttcggtattaattttgcgtggtttcaaatgtgatttctcgggcataattgggttaaatattttatgaaaatatttggttaaattttataaattatgcccgcggtatttttatggttgcatctcgtatttcgaggaaaattgtggtttgttgagtatcgctgtttcgtaccgggttattggataaaatatgtgggatggtgttttgtgaaattttggtatacttcccacggtggtttttggaaaaacggtacggttggttacttatgtttatttttagacgcactcatacagtattggtgttctggtgtatggtgtatggacacgtggtttagcacgcggttattatatggtttagcgtgcggtttttacttcacccgtgagttgccattggaccgtgggcaggcaaggttattgttgcgcacagccgcccccctccttggccgggtgatggttttttttttagcagttggtactgtcgggacgccgaagtgaccactgcaggtttctctctttaacctcccgccagtcggtgctcgggacgctgggtatcggagggcatcaccggtatatgatgtggtgcgtcaggtgtaattgtcggtgtaaattgtaaattgcaaataatggtttaaaccccaaaggtgttcaaaatttatttactataatttattatatttttattatatatttggggtatgttttctatttatttattgtgtatcaaatggtttaatcccttggtttttgggaggtatgtacattgggttttgcgaaaaggttttaaaaagggaacatttcaaacggagcgattggtgagagttttgagggaaatcattattttccaaaggttattattatttatttattaattgttggtatttgttccactccttaattgttattattttattattattattaaaaggtgttcagtagttcgggttactcacggagatgattagcatctcacactcttaaatttcgttcccttaggtgcaagtggtggtagacgttcttccggagcgaatcaagttttccgctgctgttgtgtttcgagaagtatttctgtactctttcatttcagtgtattatttcttttcagccttgttgtatttctgttgtttagcacttcttaaagctctgtatactattgggatacttctgtttatttatgcactggactgttgttgtttttgagaagtgctggaatttgtggaatcagtttgtagtttgtgggaggaataaggggatgtttttagaagtgtgttttcagtgcaagtagttgtggtaagtaaatcccttaggggaggctctgtcggatttttcgttggagggtccggtagggtttccctggaattagggctgtctagggttccggggaaggaattctggacgggtcctgacattcatGGCGTCTAATGTGGATGTGAATACCTTTGTTTGGAACTTTTTCATGGCGTCTAATGTGTGCTTGAGAAGTACTTCAGCATTTCTAGTTGCTATTCTTATATTGTAACAAAGAGTGGCGTCCGGTGGTACACGAATTTGggaatgtatttatatacacgCGAAGGACTTGAAAATTATTACCAATTACCATTAGGAAAGCATTTTTGGATAATATCTACTggaggtttatttattttcttttttaggtaATATCTATAAGAATTATtagtttgttttaaaaaaatcacttttagagaaatatatttttagtgtGGTTGGTACATAAAAATGAGACCATTTGTAGAATGAATAgtgaataaatatattgtttctCGCTTTCTCCTTTCGTATACCACCCTCTTTACAACTTTAATTctaaatttatgaaataaaacaaattattacagcaacaatttttatttttttatttttttgttcttgttttgtGGTTGccacttcttttcttttgctggtttgtatgtgtgtgtatatatatatatatatatatatatattcatattggctaattatattaattatccaATTTAGAATATCACCAGGTTTCACGTTTCAAAGCTAATTATAAGTTCCAAAAAAGAGcccaatatttaattttaatagctCTTAAAAGTGGCaagttcttaatttttaaatttcctgCTGGCTTTGTTGCAGCAACTTAATTTGCATGTACAGGCTTCAAAAACTGATTTATATTGATAATCTTCCTCTCCGTCAAATTCTTTGGCACAGCCAAAGTAATacacaaacaaatatatatatatatatatatatatatatagtcctaaTTCCTAAACATGCCCATCATTCTCGAGCAATTTTGCTCATTCACCCCACCATTGTCTTGCCTCTTCCATTTTGCTCCTGTTTTGCCTCCGACTAGCATTAATGTATTAGCTATATGTAAACTGGTGCCCGCTGAGGAGTATTCCAGCTGGCTCTTTTACCTTCTCTTTCTTGGCCCATTTACTCTAATCTATAGTCTCTAAGCTTCATGTTTTGATCAGTTGAGCATTCCGACTAAACAATCACTGTTAACAAATCTACTAGAGTTCTGCATATGCAAGATCAAAGGGCGCATATACCACCATTAATTTATAGGAttctttaataatatatatatgtatatgcatatgcatatgcatatgtatgtatattcctTTCAAAATCACACCCCAAGCTACCCAAGCTAAGTGAATTCAAGCCCCATAATAGAAATTCTTagttttaaattatcatattattataatatgagataatttttctatatacatACAATAATATCATCATGGTCATCTAAACTATTATGTAcacttatatattaattaataaccaaAATCTTTAAATGTtgtaaaattaataatccaagttTTCAATGGAGACAACATACTTTCTCTAACAAAGGTTGAGAGTTTGAATCTTCCATTTCCAAGATAAAAAAGACAAACAGAATCAATAATGCACTATAGCACAAGTATGCCATACATAGTACATACCATGACAAGCTCATTGTTGAAGCATAATATCATTCGTCAGATCGAAGTGTTGTATAATATCATTCATCAAATCCTTGGATTCTCCCTCTAAGATCGACTTAACTTTATTATATATCCCAGCcttgtatatatttaattaattaaggttAAGCTATTGTTAATTTGGAACGAAGGTTGGAAAATGTGGAGTAGAATCTGGGATCATTCTCCTATTTATACCCTTGAAAAATTACCAGAAGCCTAGCCCAAGGAAACAATGTAATCATTTTCCACTGAACATATACATTGTTATATAGCTAGTAAATAATAATGTGTCAAAGTTAGAGATAACCAATATTTCAATACAACCCaaatcgttttttttttattattattttctttaagttTAAGGTGGTAGAGTCATTTAAACTCAgattattgtataaaaaaataaaaatttgttaccATTAGATTGTCCTTATAAAAACAAAGTGATTTCAATTGAAGCTAAAATTCGATGCATTAATTAAGATCGGATTATTTTTATCCGTTTTAATAAAATCTAAACCGATTTTAGAATTAGATTTACAAAATTACATTGAATTAAATCTAATTAAATTGATCGGTTTGACCGttttggttaaaattttaaacaccctagttagaatttaatattacaaaagatataaaaatacaaatacagtCCAGTGGTATTGCATCCATTGTTTCCCAGGAGTAGGATAATATATACATTAACATGCTCTTGGAAATTATGGTAAGTACAGACCAAAGACAATCAATATTTGACAATGATTAACTTTATAATTTAAAGTGCCAaccaaaaaattagttttttagaCATTAAGAGTGCATATAAATGGAAAGAGTACAACCTAAAGGAATAATTATATTCCCATTTTATTACCTATGAATTGATtcatgttacatatatatatatatatatatatgtaaacactTTAACCAAAGtagaaaaaacaaatcaaaatataacttcttcatttttctataGAAATCTCAAGCCATGGAAGGCAAGCAAACAAAAGGAAGGCAAAAGATAGAGATGAAGAGGATTGAGAATGAAGATGATCGCCTTATTACTTTCTCCAAACGTAGATCTGGTATCTACAAAAAGTCAAGTGAGTTAGTGACCTTATGTGGTGCTGAAGTTGGTGTAGTAATATTCTCACCCTCTGGCAAGCCTTTCTCTTTTGCTCATCCTTCTATTGAGTCTATAGCGAACCGGTTTCTCAACCAAAACCCACCACAAACCGATAACACCCACCCTCTCGTGGAAGCTCACCGCCGGGTCAGAATTGATGAGCTTAACCAGCAGCATAATGATCTTCACAACCAACTCGAAGCCGAAAAAGAGAGAGGGAAGGAACTCCAGATGTTGGCCAGGGCAAGGGGAAACCAGCAGGGTTGGTGGGAGACTCCTCTCGAAGAGCTAGGTTTTGAAGAGCTCCAAAACATGCATGCTTCTCTTGAGGAGCTCCATAGGAATATCTGTAACCATGTTAAGGGAAGGAGTAGATTTCCtatgtcttcttcttccttccatgGTGGTGCAGGGACTTCTGCACAAGGATCTATGAACCCATTTCTTGCAAATGCAAGTGCGACTCATCCTCCTGGCTATGGCTATGGACGTCAACATTTCTAAGTTTTCTATTTCGGGTTTTCTATTTGCATTTTGTTGTTTTCACTGTCAGTCTccacaacttttttttatttttttttattttttactttttcacttCTTTATGTTTTGATGAGTTGAATAATTACATATTAAAGATTCGTAGTTCGTACTTGTTTCACCATGGACTACAAAActtgttatataattttaaaagctaAAAATTATTCTAATAACTTTGTGTTTTTTAAGATCAGAAAACAGCATTAATAAAAACTCATGGTAAAAGCAAAACAAACTCGAGTGCAATTAGGACAGAGTTGGATTGGACAGATGGCATTATGAGGAGTTGCCTACTCTAGCACTCCGGATTAGTAGAAAATTTTCCCCCAAAAATAACTTCATTAACAAGAATTTCACAATTTTATCAGTGTTTGCAATAGATTTTCCACCCACATAAGATTTCCAAAGTtctcagaaaaaataaataaataaataaaataaaatgatttccaAAATAAGAACCTCTTTATCGGATTAATAAACTGTATATGCAAACTAGATTTCACGTTCAGATGTTTCTTATGTGCTCAATAACTTACTACAACTTTCAATTCCCGTTAAGAAATCTAGAATTCAAAAAACACGCTActgatttaaacaaaaaaaatccttagtatatatttttcctaTAGCATCTAGTCTTGAACAAGTATAGAACTGTGTATATCGGACTAGAACGGGAAGCTCCACTCtgtcaaaggaaaagaaactgACTCGTCCATGCTCTACATGACAAAACTTCGAAGGAACTCCCCCACATTGTCTCTCTAGGGCTTCAAGTTCTGCCATGGATGTTTGGATAGCCCCTATCAAAGGCAAAGAGAATTCGGATGTATACTAGAACAAAATATGTAGCTGAGAAGCAATAGGACACTAAAGTTCAAATACATGATAGGGTATAGTTTTTTGTTCAAGAAAATGCACATAGACATTATCACCAATGAACTAAGCTCAACTGAAGAATaacaaaagtaataatttaatatctaGTAAAGCAGAGAATAAAGCTTGGATCACCAGGAGAAGACTTTCTAAACTTCTTGTTTGGTAGATAAACATCAAAATTTGGCATAGATTCATTAATCTGTATACCACAGAACATACCAATGATGGAACTGTTGTCTTTTGATTCCAAGTCTATCAATCCACTCTCCGGGGAGCATTTAGAAGATACACAGTCATTGCTTCTATTTGCAACCTTCAAAGAGCAGGGTAAACCATGTCGCCCAACAATGTGACCCAGAGATTTTTGATGCCTATATGCCTGAAATTGCTCCAATCATACCTGCTTTTTACATTTGAAAGCTTTATGTACACCTCTTCAAAGGAAATACAAGCATCACAATCATCGAAGAGAAGCAAAGCTCCTACTTCAGctaaaaaccattaaaaaataaaaaaataaaaagttttatttacaaataatttcatCCCAGCATGGAAAGGGTAAAGGCAAAAATCATCTCAATTATATTACTTATAAaagaatatatgttttttatcaAAATGCTAGACCCCCCAACTTACATAcaataaaaggggaaaaaagctTCATACTTAAGCAGCAACTTCACTTGCAAAACTTCTTCGATGAAGCAATAGGTCATGCCACTACGAACTATTCCACTTGTCTTCCAAAGGGAACCCTTCTGAATTATAACTTCAGCCATTTCCATCAGAGGATTCCAACAAGCCTTTGACACAATGCTTCTGGAACCACGTAGTTAGAATCTCAGAGCCCAAAAACAAATTTAGACTCCTTTTTTGTCCTTTATATTGCAAAACTCTACCTCGTTTGCAACTTGGACCCTAACCCAGAAGCATAAGAATGTTCTTTGTCATCATCATTGGTATGTTGCACATGGCACTCATCATCGCTCTCTTCTCCCATAGAACTTTCCCACTTCAGAACCTACACCAACCAGTTGCCCAAGAAATCTGCTAACAAAAGCATCAGTAATTGAAAgaagttaataaaaaatcaaaatgcaaCTTTCTGAAAACCATGATCTACCGATAAGCTTCAATCAGCCTGATTTGGATTCAAAATGGAAACTACTATAGTCCTCAAAAGAATACATTGAATATCATGTAGGACCCAATTTTCAGGTGGTATAATCTCCTTTCTACAACGATTCATCAGATAGGTTTTTAGCACCAAAAAAGCATGCCAACTCcagaaaacagagaaaacaCTCCAATGGCCAACACATTTCAATCTAAAAAATGAGGCAAGGAAAACAAAAGCTATTAGCTGCTAAGCAGCAGCAGGTGGACGAAACTAATTTGTGCAAAAAAACATTGGGACAGCATTCACTCTATCTTCTTGTATTTATACAATTTTCCATGCTATAATATCTATCTTGTAGTATTTATACAATTTTCCACCCTatagtataattttaaaattaattaaaagtaataatgttatattattttagcaattttaatTCGAGTAGGACATGGCATATTTTAAAGACCACATGCCTTGTGTTGTGCATGcaaatatttgtaatttattttttagcacAATATAGGATTTTACAACTGGGTGGtattatggattggaaattttAGGCTACAATGAAAACCCTAATAGGCccccgccaaaaaaaaaaaaaaaaaaaaaaaaaaaaaaaaaaaaaaacactaaaaaggAACTTGTTTCCAAATATGCATTAAATTACTTGCCAAATATCTAataacatattatattaaaattagctATTTCCTCAGTGTAGATATCACTCTTCCCAGCCAATTATGGTTCTTTTATCACTGCTACCATTGCATGAGTAATTAATAATTCCTTAGTTATTAATTGCTATAAATTACCATCCCCATTATCATTTAAAGCTTAGTGCTTTTataaaactttttgttttatttcataGCTCTTTTCACCCACATCTTGGAGGTCGTACGTTTGAGACACTGGGGGCGGGGGGGAGTTGTTgtaattcataaaaatataaattaaaaaaaaaatagcactaaccaaataaatatttaagtgcTAGatcaaaaataagaagaagaatttttaaactaaaacagaaaaattttagacatttactattttaattaaaGCATTGTTTGAAGAAGCACCTATTAAGGTAAGTGCTTCTCCTAAAAGCACTTCAAGCGCTTTTTTATCGCATTTCTACCAAACACCTTGTCATCTGTGTGTTTATACTGAAAGTTCTTTAGCCCTATAAAAAGTGCTACCTTAAAGGCCCTTAGAAAGTCAACTATATATGATATAGGCTTTACCATCTCCATAGCAAAACTCTACCCTTAATTCCTAGGAGATTAATCATCCACCCATTATGGTATTCCAACCATGCGGTCACCTTGCTCCAATCAATCTTAAAATCCAACAGAACCAACAAATAAAAGACCCTTTAAGGACCACAACTAGATGTAATTGTGGACTAGCCACACAGTAACATCTTATTCAATTAAATAGGAAAATCCAAACAAGATTGGCTCTGGATTTATTACCTTTCCTAAATCTGGAAATAGTCTATCTGAAATAAATGATGCCAACCAAAAGTGCCAAA includes the following:
- the LOC107413360 gene encoding agamous-like MADS-box protein AGL62 gives rise to the protein MEGKQTKGRQKIEMKRIENEDDRLITFSKRRSGIYKKSSELVTLCGAEVGVVIFSPSGKPFSFAHPSIESIANRFLNQNPPQTDNTHPLVEAHRRVRIDELNQQHNDLHNQLEAEKERGKELQMLARARGNQQGWWETPLEELGFEELQNMHASLEELHRNICNHVKGRSRFPMSSSSFHGGAGTSAQGSMNPFLANASATHPPGYGYGRQHF
- the LOC132800335 gene encoding uncharacterized protein LOC132800335, with amino-acid sequence MGMVLKWESSMGEESDDECHVQHTNDDDKEHSYASGSIVSKACWNPLMEMAEVIIQKGSLWKTSGIVRSGMTYCFIEEVLQVKLLLKYEAFFPFYSEVGALLLFDDCDACISFEEVYIKLSNVANRSNDCVSSKCSPESGLIDLESKDNSSIIGMFCGIQINESMPNFDVYLPNKKFRKSSPGDPSFILCFTRY